In Paeniglutamicibacter kerguelensis, one genomic interval encodes:
- a CDS encoding serine hydrolase domain-containing protein, translating to MKNWQMPENLRWSFQHIADFLPTSVISRGQGLAVALPAAYRDLDSITVPGTEPDGEDSSVGSVMGATDTDGWMVLHRGRVLNEAYFGEMGANTSHLLMSVSKSLIGAVAGALADSGVLDPAKPLTAYVPELADTGYAEATVRDLLDMRSGIGFSENYLDPFAEVRMLEEAIGWAPPAAPGPVGLYPYLMTLRQKTAHGGAFEYRSCEADMLGWICEAASGESMPELMSRVLWGRIGAESDATIGIDQFGTGMFDGGINATLRDLARFGSLFLDGGRALNGERVLSEAWVGQTLEGAPDSREAFSNSPGDNRMPGGMYRNQMWFPYAGNDVVLCLGIHGQMIYINRPAKMVGVKLSSWPLPQDAAKLFATLRAFDSIAATLE from the coding sequence ATGAAAAACTGGCAGATGCCCGAGAACCTGCGTTGGTCCTTTCAGCACATCGCCGATTTCCTGCCCACCTCGGTGATCTCGCGGGGGCAGGGGCTGGCCGTGGCGCTGCCCGCCGCATACCGCGATCTGGATTCGATCACGGTGCCGGGCACCGAGCCGGACGGGGAGGACTCGAGCGTGGGGTCGGTCATGGGCGCCACGGACACCGACGGGTGGATGGTGCTGCACCGCGGAAGGGTGCTCAACGAGGCGTACTTCGGCGAGATGGGGGCCAATACGTCGCACCTGCTGATGTCGGTGAGCAAGTCGCTCATCGGCGCGGTCGCCGGTGCGCTGGCCGATTCCGGGGTGTTGGACCCCGCAAAGCCGCTGACCGCGTACGTACCGGAGCTGGCCGACACCGGTTATGCCGAGGCCACGGTGCGCGACCTGCTGGACATGCGCTCGGGCATCGGGTTTTCCGAGAACTACCTGGATCCGTTCGCCGAGGTGCGGATGCTGGAGGAGGCGATCGGCTGGGCACCGCCGGCCGCCCCCGGGCCCGTCGGCCTCTACCCGTACCTGATGACGCTGCGGCAAAAGACCGCCCATGGCGGGGCCTTCGAGTACCGTTCCTGCGAGGCGGACATGCTCGGGTGGATCTGCGAGGCTGCTTCCGGGGAGTCCATGCCCGAGCTGATGTCCCGCGTGTTGTGGGGCAGGATCGGCGCCGAATCCGATGCCACGATCGGCATCGACCAGTTCGGCACCGGGATGTTCGACGGCGGGATCAACGCCACGCTGCGCGACCTGGCCCGTTTCGGGTCGCTGTTCCTGGACGGCGGGCGAGCGCTTAACGGCGAGCGGGTGCTCTCCGAGGCATGGGTCGGGCAGACGCTCGAGGGGGCGCCGGATTCCCGCGAGGCCTTCTCCAACAGCCCGGGCGACAACCGGATGCCCGGCGGGATGTACCGCAACCAGATGTGGTTCCCGTACGCGGGCAACGACGTGGTGCTCTGCCTGGGTATCCACGGGCAGATGATCTACATCAACCGGCCCGCAAAGATGGTGGGGGTGAAGCTGTCCAGCTGGCCGCTGCCGCAGGACGCCGCCAAGCTCTTTGCCACCCTGCGGGCCTTCGACTCGATCGCCGCAACCCTGGAATGA
- a CDS encoding aminotransferase class I/II-fold pyridoxal phosphate-dependent enzyme: protein MKAPAVKLDDEYPTPSNVWRLRTDAWEYLGYAAKQLHGITDPTQAENGLISEVRRQLRVLEAVETYWAVPGSAYVAALRARIEENDHAAALALVEAVTRGFARFDPEPEDHAADQDSPARVLEPARPGAPDPRPRFEVLVIDDMSETLREDVVAEMLRQRRNTDAFAYDVNVVPSLEDALIAVLLNPTIQACILRPGFSVPTRHRPSDDLRKYLDALIDPGVAVFPPRERILRLADLLKELRPELDLYLVADVSIEELAGSSSRRFNRLFRRAESMELHLSLLRGVAERFKTPFFDAVQHHSRKPAAVFHALPISRGGSVVNSRWIKDMGEFYGLNLLHAETSATSGGLDSLLDPRSSIKGAQELAARAFGARRTYFVTNGTSTANKIVHQSIVAPGDVVIADRNCHKSHHYALMLAGAQVAYVDAYPLDEYSFYGAVPLKTLKGMLLDYRRAGRLDEVKMVTLTNCTFDGIVYDVQRVMEECLAIKPDLVFLWDEAWFAFAGFHPIYRRRTAMAAAGALEANFKDPEYIARAKAQREALFDPETGQPVDDQAWLSTRLLPDPETARLRVYATQSTHKTLTSLRQGSMIHVFDQDFSHLNEVTFREAYMTHTSTSPNYQILASLDIGRRQAELEGYELVQRQAYLAQSVARMVARHPLLKKYFRVLNTHDLIPEEFRTTRRPMPLQDGIAAMDEAWRTDEFVVDPSRLTLHIGRTGVDGDTFKHKYLMDLHGIQVNKTSRNTVLFMTNIGTSRSSVAYLIDVLVKLAERFERERADLSPLALEARTEKIAALIGTPPPLPDFSRFADRFRSDGQTIDGDIRAAYFTTYKTGSCGYLMPHQLADRVLAGDEVVSAGFVTPYPPGFPILVPGQVVTKEILSYMEALDTREIHGFDPNLGYRIINELPVRTAGA from the coding sequence GTGAAGGCCCCCGCAGTGAAACTTGATGACGAATACCCAACCCCCAGCAACGTCTGGAGGCTGCGCACCGACGCTTGGGAATACCTCGGCTATGCGGCCAAGCAGCTGCACGGCATCACCGACCCCACCCAGGCCGAAAACGGCTTGATCTCCGAGGTCCGGCGCCAGCTGCGCGTCCTGGAGGCCGTCGAAACCTATTGGGCGGTTCCGGGCAGCGCGTACGTGGCGGCGCTTCGTGCGCGGATCGAGGAAAACGACCACGCCGCGGCCCTGGCCCTGGTCGAGGCCGTGACCCGCGGTTTTGCGCGCTTCGACCCCGAGCCCGAGGACCACGCGGCGGATCAGGATTCCCCCGCCCGTGTCCTGGAACCGGCCAGGCCGGGGGCGCCGGACCCGCGGCCGCGCTTCGAGGTACTGGTCATCGACGACATGTCCGAGACGCTGCGCGAGGATGTCGTCGCCGAGATGCTCCGCCAGCGCCGGAACACCGACGCCTTCGCCTACGACGTGAACGTGGTGCCGAGCCTCGAGGACGCACTCATCGCGGTGCTCTTGAACCCCACCATCCAGGCCTGCATCCTGCGCCCCGGCTTTTCCGTGCCGACCCGGCACCGGCCGAGTGACGACCTGCGCAAATACCTCGATGCCCTGATCGACCCCGGCGTTGCGGTTTTCCCGCCCAGGGAACGGATCCTGAGGCTGGCCGACCTGCTCAAGGAGCTGCGCCCGGAGCTGGACCTGTACCTGGTGGCCGACGTGTCCATCGAAGAGCTTGCCGGGTCCTCGAGCCGGAGATTCAACAGGCTCTTCCGCCGCGCGGAGTCCATGGAGCTTCACCTCTCGCTGCTGCGGGGCGTGGCCGAACGCTTCAAGACCCCGTTCTTCGACGCCGTGCAGCACCACAGCCGCAAGCCCGCTGCGGTCTTCCACGCGCTGCCGATCTCCCGCGGCGGCTCCGTGGTCAATTCCAGGTGGATCAAGGACATGGGCGAATTCTACGGCCTGAACCTGCTCCACGCGGAAACCTCCGCCACCTCCGGCGGGCTCGACTCGCTGCTGGACCCGCGCAGCTCCATCAAGGGCGCCCAAGAGCTGGCGGCGCGCGCCTTCGGGGCCCGGCGGACGTACTTTGTCACCAACGGCACCTCCACCGCCAACAAGATCGTGCACCAGTCCATCGTTGCCCCGGGCGACGTGGTCATCGCGGACCGCAATTGCCACAAGTCCCACCACTACGCGCTCATGCTCGCCGGCGCGCAGGTCGCCTACGTGGACGCCTACCCGCTGGACGAGTACTCCTTCTACGGCGCCGTGCCGCTGAAGACCCTCAAGGGCATGCTGCTTGACTACCGCCGTGCGGGCCGCCTCGACGAGGTCAAGATGGTCACGCTGACCAACTGCACCTTCGACGGCATCGTCTACGACGTCCAGCGCGTGATGGAAGAATGCCTGGCCATCAAGCCGGACCTGGTCTTCCTCTGGGACGAGGCCTGGTTCGCGTTCGCCGGGTTCCACCCCATCTACCGGCGGCGCACCGCCATGGCCGCGGCCGGGGCCCTCGAGGCCAACTTCAAGGATCCCGAATACATTGCACGCGCCAAGGCCCAGCGGGAGGCACTCTTCGACCCCGAGACCGGCCAACCGGTCGACGACCAGGCGTGGCTCTCCACCAGGCTGCTGCCCGACCCGGAGACGGCCAGGTTGCGCGTCTACGCCACGCAGTCGACGCACAAGACGCTGACCTCGCTGCGCCAGGGGTCGATGATCCACGTCTTCGACCAGGACTTCAGCCACCTCAACGAGGTGACCTTCCGCGAGGCCTACATGACCCACACCTCCACCTCGCCGAACTACCAGATCCTGGCCTCGCTGGACATCGGCCGGCGCCAGGCCGAGCTGGAGGGCTACGAGCTGGTCCAGCGCCAGGCCTACCTGGCCCAGTCCGTGGCCCGGATGGTGGCGCGCCATCCGCTGCTGAAGAAGTACTTCCGGGTGCTCAACACCCACGACCTGATCCCGGAGGAGTTCCGCACCACCCGCAGGCCCATGCCGCTGCAGGACGGGATCGCCGCCATGGACGAGGCCTGGCGCACCGACGAGTTCGTGGTGGACCCCAGCCGGCTCACCCTGCACATTGGGCGGACCGGGGTGGACGGCGACACCTTCAAGCACAAGTACCTGATGGACCTGCACGGGATCCAGGTCAACAAGACCTCGCGGAACACCGTGCTGTTCATGACCAACATCGGCACTTCGCGCAGTTCGGTGGCCTACCTCATTGACGTGCTGGTCAAGCTCGCCGAGCGCTTTGAGCGCGAACGGGCCGACTTGAGCCCGCTGGCCCTGGAAGCGCGCACGGAGAAGATCGCGGCATTGATCGGCACTCCGCCGCCGCTGCCGGACTTCAGCCGCTTTGCCGATCGGTTCCGCAGCGACGGCCAAACGATCGACGGGGACATCCGCGCGGCGTATTTCACCACCTACAAGACCGGCAGTTGCGGCTACCTGATGCCGCACCAGTTGGCCGATCGTGTCCTCGCCGGGGACGAGGTGGTTTCCGCCGGGTTCGTGACACCCTACCCGCCGGGGTTCCCGATCCTCGTGCCGGGGCAGGTCGTCACCAAGGAGATCCTCTCCTACATGGAGGCCCTCGATACCCGCGAGATCCACGGGTTTGACCCGAACCTGGGGTACCGGATCATCAACGAGCTCCCGGTCCGCACGGCCGGGGCCTGA
- a CDS encoding LysE family translocator, producing MPTLIVVGMPFSALLGFAGVALVVALSPGPDTFLLLRYALNRPRNGVASAMGMMVSIMGWAALAGLGVAALLKTYPAIHQGIAVAGGLYLLYLGLGPLITARFLAGDTSATARIATRSLASNAGEFTFLQSFRAGMLSSALNPKLGLLFLALMPPFIPAGSNLLGSALLLGLVYTVIGFAYLMALTFVAARAVAWFKTPAVGVRL from the coding sequence GTGCCTACCCTGATAGTGGTTGGCATGCCGTTCTCCGCTCTTTTGGGATTTGCAGGGGTTGCTCTGGTGGTGGCGCTTTCCCCGGGGCCAGATACCTTCCTGCTGCTTCGATACGCCCTGAACCGCCCGCGCAACGGAGTGGCCTCCGCCATGGGCATGATGGTTTCGATCATGGGCTGGGCTGCCCTGGCCGGACTTGGCGTCGCGGCACTGTTGAAGACCTACCCGGCAATCCACCAGGGCATCGCCGTAGCCGGCGGCCTGTACCTGCTCTATCTCGGGCTGGGTCCCCTCATCACGGCCCGGTTCCTGGCCGGTGATACCTCAGCCACCGCCCGGATCGCCACCCGGTCGCTCGCCTCGAACGCCGGGGAATTCACTTTCCTGCAGTCGTTCCGGGCCGGCATGTTGTCCTCGGCGTTGAACCCCAAGCTCGGGCTGCTTTTTCTGGCCCTGATGCCGCCCTTTATCCCGGCCGGTTCCAACCTGTTGGGTTCTGCGTTGTTACTCGGCCTGGTGTACACCGTGATTGGATTCGCGTATCTCATGGCGCTCACCTTCGTCGCAGCCCGGGCCGTGGCCTGGTTCAAGACCCCCGCGGTCGGCGTCAGGTTGTAG
- a CDS encoding HutD/Ves family protein, translating into MSPTNTSLVTGAIISLATAPKKPWGQGQGQVRDIATGRLDADGTLVPYTSNDWDWRLSVASIEKAGDFTPYDGFDRTLTVIAGELLELSIDGTKQAVELYRPLKFHGGSATSAALPTGEVLALNLITRTGAVRGNVRIVELSKKREQHLFGSQFGVLLQGKAAALQAGSERALELRDTVIGGEEDSPRISGRGFMAVVSLDLP; encoded by the coding sequence ATGAGCCCGACAAATACTTCGCTGGTAACCGGCGCGATCATTTCCCTGGCAACCGCACCCAAGAAGCCGTGGGGCCAAGGACAAGGCCAAGTCCGCGATATCGCCACGGGCAGACTCGATGCCGACGGCACCTTGGTTCCCTATACCTCCAACGACTGGGACTGGCGCCTGAGCGTGGCTTCCATCGAAAAAGCCGGCGACTTCACGCCCTATGACGGTTTTGACCGCACTTTGACGGTGATCGCCGGAGAATTGCTCGAGCTCAGCATCGACGGGACCAAGCAGGCCGTCGAACTCTACCGGCCGCTGAAGTTCCACGGAGGCAGCGCCACCAGTGCCGCACTGCCCACCGGCGAGGTACTGGCCTTGAACCTCATCACCCGAACCGGCGCCGTGCGCGGCAATGTCAGAATCGTCGAGCTTTCCAAGAAGCGCGAGCAGCACCTCTTCGGCTCGCAGTTCGGCGTCTTGCTCCAGGGCAAGGCCGCTGCCCTCCAGGCCGGCAGCGAACGCGCGCTTGAACTGCGCGACACTGTCATCGGCGGCGAGGAAGACTCGCCGCGCATCAGCGGCCGCGGGTTCATGGCCGTGGTTTCCCTCGACCTACCCTGA
- a CDS encoding biotin carboxylase, with amino-acid sequence MKTANAATKPAAAATTSSLSTPAAAEKPAEKTPGTATKPATGQKPAAIAEKPVAVSAQTPGTKPAAKTAAKTGVADVAAPAEKRVASEPMPRATPTGPEAPEATIGTDAAFASTAPAVTHPQKLRNISEVRHFFRTNDVPVFFIGATPFNLLGLDRWVRNFTYVSYYNAWDGAHPRVFTPAHKPYREFESGEEINNWLLLNAEVRARMARDLRPGVRPKVAMVFFNEETEQICNELGYDLILPSAELRRRLDSKIITTQLGNEAGVPSVPNVLTKGSDWTTLRQEADKAGLGNELVVQTPYGDSGKTTFFIANEAEWDKHAEEIVGEEIKVMRRINNLAVAVEAVLTRSGTVVGPFLAELAGHSDLTPYPGGWCGNEMHPDVLTASQRARAMELVQRMGDRLVVEGYRGFFEVDVLVDLDTDEVYLGELNPRISGASAITNVTAGAYADVPLFLFHLLEYMDVDFDLDVNEINERWEALSGADVWSHMIIKETSDRVELLTATPATGLYYLDATGALVFNGAALDWHLLQNESEAFFLRVYGPGDYRWKGADLGILVTKGRLQIDRNGTSQLSIRAKHFIDCIRSGFVGLPLDGAVTADYAVGAGVKTPG; translated from the coding sequence GTGAAAACGGCCAACGCTGCGACCAAGCCGGCCGCTGCAGCCACCACGTCTTCCCTGTCCACCCCGGCTGCGGCCGAGAAGCCGGCCGAGAAAACCCCCGGTACCGCCACCAAGCCGGCTACCGGACAGAAGCCGGCCGCGATTGCGGAAAAGCCAGTGGCAGTTTCCGCCCAGACACCCGGCACGAAGCCGGCAGCCAAGACCGCGGCCAAGACCGGCGTCGCGGACGTTGCCGCACCGGCCGAAAAGCGTGTGGCCTCGGAGCCCATGCCGCGCGCGACCCCGACCGGTCCCGAGGCACCCGAGGCAACCATCGGCACCGATGCAGCCTTCGCCTCCACGGCACCGGCGGTCACCCACCCGCAGAAGCTGCGCAACATCTCCGAGGTCCGCCACTTCTTCCGCACCAACGACGTGCCCGTCTTCTTCATCGGCGCAACCCCGTTCAACCTGCTGGGCCTGGATCGCTGGGTGCGGAACTTCACCTACGTCAGCTACTACAACGCCTGGGACGGGGCCCACCCGCGGGTCTTCACCCCCGCGCACAAGCCGTACCGTGAATTCGAATCGGGCGAGGAGATCAACAACTGGTTGCTGCTCAACGCCGAGGTCCGGGCCCGCATGGCCAGGGACCTGCGTCCGGGCGTGCGCCCGAAGGTCGCCATGGTCTTCTTCAACGAGGAAACCGAGCAGATCTGCAACGAGCTTGGGTACGACCTGATCCTGCCGTCGGCAGAGCTCCGCCGACGGCTGGATTCCAAGATCATCACCACCCAGCTCGGCAACGAGGCCGGTGTGCCGTCCGTGCCCAACGTCCTGACCAAGGGAAGCGACTGGACGACCCTGCGCCAGGAGGCCGACAAGGCCGGGCTCGGGAACGAACTGGTCGTCCAGACCCCCTACGGGGATTCGGGCAAGACCACGTTCTTCATTGCCAACGAGGCCGAATGGGACAAGCACGCCGAGGAGATCGTCGGCGAGGAAATCAAGGTCATGCGCCGGATCAACAACCTGGCGGTTGCTGTCGAGGCAGTGCTCACGCGTTCGGGCACCGTGGTGGGCCCGTTCCTCGCCGAGCTGGCGGGTCACAGCGACCTCACCCCGTACCCGGGCGGCTGGTGCGGCAATGAAATGCACCCCGATGTCCTCACCGCCTCGCAGCGCGCCCGTGCCATGGAGCTTGTCCAGCGCATGGGCGACCGGCTGGTCGTGGAGGGCTACCGCGGCTTCTTCGAGGTCGACGTGCTGGTGGACCTCGACACCGACGAGGTCTACCTGGGCGAGCTGAACCCGCGCATTTCCGGGGCCAGCGCCATCACCAACGTGACCGCCGGAGCCTACGCCGACGTCCCGCTGTTCCTCTTCCACCTGCTCGAATACATGGACGTGGACTTCGACCTGGACGTCAACGAGATCAACGAGCGCTGGGAGGCCCTCTCGGGGGCCGACGTGTGGAGCCACATGATCATCAAGGAAACCTCGGACAGGGTCGAACTGCTCACCGCGACCCCGGCCACCGGCCTGTACTACCTGGATGCCACGGGCGCCCTGGTCTTCAACGGGGCGGCCCTTGACTGGCACCTGCTGCAAAACGAGTCCGAGGCGTTCTTCCTGCGCGTCTACGGGCCCGGCGACTACCGCTGGAAGGGCGCCGACCTGGGAATCCTGGTCACCAAGGGCCGGCTGCAGATCGACAGGAACGGGACCTCGCAGCTGAGCATCAGGGCCAAGCACTTCATCGACTGCATCAGGTCCGGATTTGTCGGGCTGCCTTTGGATGGGGCGGTGACGGCCGACTATGCCGTGGGTGCCGGGGTTAAAACCCCGGGGTAG
- a CDS encoding peroxiredoxin, which yields MTNSHSGAAADHLIGQAFPTLTLSATTGETISPAEFSIGSFVLFIYPRTGRPDRVEPPEWSLVPWAKGCAPESCEFRDLSADYAAIGFRIYELSNQDTGYQCEAVSRWHLSYPLLSDPGFSLSAALGLPTFEFEGDRIHVRSTLVVQNGTITHAHIGVTEAASHPRSLLAQLQVGR from the coding sequence TTGACGAACTCGCATTCGGGCGCCGCTGCCGACCATTTGATCGGGCAGGCATTCCCTACCCTCACCCTGTCGGCAACCACCGGGGAAACAATCTCACCGGCCGAATTCTCGATCGGTTCATTCGTGCTGTTCATCTACCCGCGGACAGGGCGGCCCGATCGCGTCGAACCACCCGAGTGGTCACTTGTCCCATGGGCAAAAGGATGCGCGCCGGAATCCTGCGAATTCCGCGATCTTTCGGCGGACTACGCGGCCATCGGGTTCCGCATCTACGAACTCTCAAACCAGGACACCGGATACCAGTGCGAGGCCGTGAGCCGTTGGCACCTGTCCTACCCGTTGCTCTCGGACCCAGGGTTCTCATTGTCTGCGGCGTTGGGCCTGCCGACGTTCGAGTTCGAAGGCGACCGGATCCATGTGCGCAGCACCCTTGTCGTCCAGAACGGCACGATTACTCACGCGCACATCGGCGTCACCGAGGCAGCATCACACCCACGGTCGCTCCTTGCCCAACTCCAAGTCGGCCGATGA